From one Streptomyces sp. SCSIO 30461 genomic stretch:
- a CDS encoding lanthionine synthetase C family protein: MTPHPALGLVDAIATQLADPDAVPLGSRTLSSDRQHLAYGPPGMALLHIQLAANGLGPWHRAHDWLTAASRQPLTSGPASHPFYGVPAFAHALTCAADHLPGSYQRALDAMDGQIAVDVGRRLDAAHRRIDAGRLPQLAEFDAVRGLTGYGAYLLRRNPGSSTMRAVLDYCVRLTEPITHHGETVPGWWAETGPSGSPDARFPGGHANTGMAHGIGGVLALLALAARSGSITDGHHAALRTILAWLDCWKKKADGGPVWPYWVTQDELRRGRLGSSAPRRPSWCYGTAGLARAQQLAALALGDTGRQIDAENALVAALTDPEQLKATTDNGLCHGFAGLAHTAARTADDAHPSTAGRLRAAIPALLAEITPPGTDPELMATALIQDEQAGPGLLDGAAGIALALLAPSTAAPPQSAWDACLLIV; the protein is encoded by the coding sequence GTGACCCCCCACCCCGCGCTCGGCCTGGTCGACGCCATCGCCACCCAGCTCGCCGACCCCGACGCCGTGCCCCTCGGTTCCAGGACGCTGTCCTCGGACCGGCAGCACCTTGCCTACGGCCCTCCCGGAATGGCGCTCCTGCACATCCAGCTGGCCGCGAACGGCCTCGGTCCGTGGCACCGCGCCCACGACTGGCTCACCGCCGCCTCCCGACAGCCGCTCACCAGCGGCCCGGCCAGCCACCCGTTCTACGGAGTGCCCGCCTTCGCCCATGCCCTGACCTGTGCCGCCGACCACCTTCCCGGCTCCTACCAGCGCGCCCTCGACGCGATGGACGGACAGATCGCAGTCGACGTCGGACGCCGTCTCGACGCCGCACACCGCCGCATCGACGCCGGACGCCTACCGCAGCTCGCCGAGTTCGACGCCGTCCGGGGCCTCACCGGATACGGCGCCTACCTACTGCGCCGAAACCCCGGCAGCTCCACGATGCGCGCCGTTCTCGACTACTGCGTGCGCCTCACCGAACCGATCACCCACCACGGCGAGACTGTGCCGGGCTGGTGGGCGGAGACCGGGCCATCCGGCAGCCCGGACGCCCGATTCCCTGGCGGACACGCCAACACGGGTATGGCGCACGGCATTGGTGGCGTGCTCGCGCTCTTGGCCCTCGCAGCTCGGAGCGGCTCCATCACCGACGGACACCACGCAGCGCTGCGCACCATCCTGGCCTGGCTGGACTGCTGGAAGAAGAAGGCCGACGGCGGACCGGTCTGGCCGTACTGGGTCACTCAGGACGAGCTGCGCAGGGGGCGTCTCGGCTCGTCAGCACCCAGGCGGCCCTCCTGGTGCTACGGCACCGCCGGCCTCGCCCGCGCTCAGCAACTTGCCGCGCTCGCCCTCGGCGACACCGGCCGTCAGATTGACGCGGAGAACGCGCTCGTGGCCGCCCTCACCGATCCCGAGCAGCTGAAGGCCACGACGGACAACGGCCTCTGCCACGGGTTCGCCGGCCTCGCCCACACTGCCGCGCGTACGGCCGACGACGCCCACCCCTCGACCGCGGGAAGACTCCGCGCCGCGATCCCGGCCCTCCTGGCTGAGATCACCCCGCCGGGTACCGACCCCGAACTCATGGCCACAGCGCTCATCCAGGACGAGCAAGCCGGCCCCGGCCTACTCGACGGCGCCGCCGGCATAGCCCTGGCCCTCCTCGCGCCCAGCACCGCCGCACCACCCCAGTCCGCCTGGGACGCATGCCTCCTCATCGTTTGA
- the fxlM gene encoding methyltransferase, FxLD system, giving the protein MPPDRWQQHNITFVDREMARRTIAERLGPALIEAEADGQLTGWWFMNKQPWPLRYLADKPSPAIESLLSDLIGDGVAVSCLPGIYEPETDTFGGPEAMDAAHELFHSDSRHLLTYQPSSVHLGRRETAVLLASVMMRGAGLDWFEQGDVWAKVAALRPATAPQPSERAAELAPAMRKLMTADAHSLCRLGGPLHAHEEWVTAFERAGATLADLAGRGALTRGLRAVIVHHVIFHANRAGLLRDDQSALSHIAREVVMGTSDHTASPTEATADIDSVSAVNTDTITTPTANAERLRNALVDQLRAAGHARTPAVETALRTVPRHVFVPEASLEDAYANAPVHIKYDTDGTSISCASQPGVVALMLDQLEAQPGERILELGAGTGYNAGLLAHLVGESGHVTTLDVDDDLVEGARAHLAVAGITNVQAVTRDGALGYTEAAPYDRIIATVGAHGVPHAWLQQLAPGGRLLVPQRLKGTVSRSIAYEQRDGRWVSLGSEMNTFMPLRRGIADDDRRVIPLSTDGAVRLQAPAGLNIDADALAGVLDQPHTEEWTGMTVRAMESPEWMELFVTCSLPSGLIRMLFPQSAKGTLLTEDPYPSSTAVVDKGAVTYLARRLSKEKTHDGDRLWEFGVIGHGPGSDELVARVADAIRTWDRDYRDREATFEIQPLDAPEIEQRPGLFALDTPLNRIVVDWR; this is encoded by the coding sequence ATGCCTCCCGACCGCTGGCAGCAGCACAACATCACCTTCGTCGACCGCGAGATGGCACGGCGCACCATCGCCGAACGCCTCGGTCCCGCCCTGATCGAGGCCGAGGCCGACGGGCAGCTCACCGGCTGGTGGTTCATGAACAAGCAGCCCTGGCCGCTGCGTTACCTCGCCGACAAGCCCTCACCAGCCATCGAGTCGCTCCTGAGCGATCTCATCGGCGACGGCGTGGCCGTGTCGTGCCTGCCCGGCATCTACGAGCCCGAGACCGACACGTTCGGCGGACCCGAGGCCATGGACGCGGCCCACGAACTGTTCCACAGCGACTCCCGCCACCTGCTCACCTACCAGCCGAGCTCGGTACACCTGGGACGCCGGGAGACCGCCGTCCTGCTGGCGAGCGTCATGATGCGCGGTGCTGGACTCGACTGGTTCGAACAGGGTGACGTATGGGCGAAGGTCGCAGCCCTTCGACCGGCCACCGCTCCACAGCCATCCGAACGAGCCGCCGAACTGGCCCCGGCTATGCGGAAGCTCATGACCGCTGACGCCCACAGCCTCTGCCGCCTGGGCGGCCCACTCCACGCGCACGAAGAATGGGTGACCGCCTTCGAACGGGCCGGAGCCACCCTCGCCGACCTCGCAGGCCGCGGCGCCCTCACCCGCGGCCTGCGAGCCGTCATCGTCCACCACGTGATCTTCCACGCCAACCGCGCCGGTCTCCTCCGGGACGACCAGAGCGCCCTGTCCCACATCGCACGAGAGGTAGTCATGGGAACGAGTGACCACACCGCGTCGCCCACCGAGGCAACAGCCGACATCGATAGCGTCAGCGCAGTGAACACCGACACGATCACCACCCCCACGGCGAACGCCGAGCGCCTCCGCAACGCCCTGGTCGACCAGCTCCGCGCGGCCGGACACGCCCGCACACCCGCCGTCGAGACCGCATTGCGGACCGTGCCCCGCCACGTGTTCGTGCCCGAGGCGTCACTCGAAGACGCCTACGCCAACGCACCGGTGCACATCAAGTACGACACCGACGGCACCTCCATCTCCTGCGCCTCCCAGCCGGGCGTCGTCGCCCTCATGCTGGACCAGCTCGAAGCCCAGCCCGGCGAACGCATCCTCGAACTCGGCGCCGGCACCGGATACAACGCCGGTCTCCTCGCCCACCTGGTCGGCGAGAGCGGACACGTGACCACCCTCGACGTCGACGACGACCTCGTGGAAGGCGCCCGTGCGCACCTCGCCGTCGCCGGAATCACCAACGTCCAAGCCGTGACCCGCGACGGCGCGCTTGGCTACACCGAAGCAGCGCCGTACGACCGGATCATCGCCACCGTCGGCGCCCACGGCGTACCGCACGCCTGGCTGCAGCAGCTCGCACCCGGCGGTCGGCTCCTCGTCCCTCAGCGCCTCAAGGGCACAGTCTCCCGCTCCATCGCCTACGAGCAGCGCGACGGCCGGTGGGTGTCCCTCGGCAGCGAGATGAACACCTTCATGCCGCTTCGGCGGGGCATCGCCGACGACGACCGCCGAGTGATCCCTCTCAGCACAGACGGCGCCGTACGACTCCAGGCCCCCGCCGGCCTCAACATCGACGCCGACGCCCTCGCAGGTGTACTTGACCAGCCGCACACCGAGGAGTGGACCGGTATGACGGTCCGCGCCATGGAGTCACCGGAGTGGATGGAACTGTTCGTCACCTGCTCCCTGCCCTCCGGTCTGATCCGGATGCTGTTCCCCCAGAGCGCCAAGGGCACTCTGCTCACCGAGGACCCCTACCCCTCGTCGACCGCGGTCGTCGACAAGGGTGCCGTCACCTACCTCGCCCGGCGCCTGTCGAAGGAGAAGACCCACGACGGCGACAGGCTCTGGGAGTTCGGCGTCATCGGCCACGGCCCCGGCAGTGACGAACTGGTCGCGAGGGTCGCCGACGCCATCCGCACCTGGGATCGCGACTACCGCGACCGTGAGGCTACGTTCGAGATCCAGCCCCTTGACGCCCCCGAGATCGAGCAGCGCCCTGGTCTCTTCGCCCTCGACACCCCGCTGAACCGCATCGTCGTCGACTGGCGATGA
- a CDS encoding relaxase/mobilization nuclease domain-containing protein codes for MIAAIKPAGSNTRGLLAYLYGPGDHDEHLDPRIVAGFAMLGMPDPGRDENATLTELARYLDEPVRLRNGEFGKQVTDHVWHCPVRAAPEDRYLSDAEWGEIAQRIVEAAGIAPTGDDLACRWIAVRHADDHIHILATTVREDGRRPKLHGSGMRVGDECRAIEKDHGLRQLKKGDGTGSRRPTQAEMHKAERLGWDQPSAEWLQDRIRAAIPHVTSAEEFVAYLQASGVEVQVRRGPSGDLLGYAAGRPGDVNEAGEQIYHPGSKISSDLSLPKIKARLESSRPEEHPTARRNHPSTPWHQATDALDTLHTDFAEDSQAQAHITALGELLEAIAQTAPAHLQAELQGASKAFARAQRSQIRAEDRAAHVLRSAARDIVHTATGPDGSALAALVAALVWATIVAARWHDAKNHAHQAEAARQAVQHLQTAADLALAPTLAELTARPPREQARRVLVGDVRAAVPDHAERILADPAWPALATVLADAEARGHQPHQLLREAAAQRELTTAHQPARVLITRIQHTGRNPAPNRRAEAARRRSTLAASVRVRQTHDGQFPSAATTPTEQQRRQRR; via the coding sequence GTGATCGCCGCCATCAAACCGGCCGGGTCCAACACCCGAGGGCTGCTCGCCTACCTCTACGGCCCCGGCGACCACGACGAACACCTCGACCCGCGCATCGTGGCCGGCTTCGCCATGCTCGGCATGCCCGACCCCGGCCGCGACGAGAACGCCACCCTCACCGAACTCGCCCGCTACCTCGACGAGCCCGTACGGCTGCGCAACGGCGAGTTCGGCAAGCAGGTCACCGACCATGTCTGGCACTGCCCTGTCCGCGCCGCCCCCGAGGACCGCTACCTCTCAGACGCCGAGTGGGGCGAGATCGCCCAGCGCATCGTTGAAGCGGCCGGCATCGCGCCGACCGGTGACGACCTGGCCTGCCGCTGGATCGCCGTACGCCACGCCGACGACCACATCCACATCCTCGCCACCACCGTCCGCGAAGACGGCCGCCGTCCCAAACTCCACGGCAGCGGCATGCGCGTCGGTGACGAGTGCCGCGCGATCGAGAAGGACCACGGGCTGCGGCAGTTGAAGAAGGGGGACGGAACCGGAAGCCGTCGCCCGACTCAGGCCGAGATGCACAAGGCCGAACGTCTCGGCTGGGACCAGCCCAGCGCCGAGTGGCTCCAGGACCGCATCCGCGCCGCCATCCCCCATGTGACCAGCGCCGAGGAGTTCGTCGCCTACCTGCAAGCCAGCGGCGTCGAGGTCCAGGTCCGGCGCGGCCCGTCAGGCGACCTCCTCGGATATGCCGCCGGCCGACCCGGCGACGTCAACGAGGCCGGCGAGCAGATCTACCACCCCGGAAGCAAGATCTCCTCCGACCTCTCCCTGCCCAAAATCAAGGCCCGCCTCGAATCCAGCCGACCTGAAGAACACCCCACCGCCCGCCGCAACCACCCCAGCACCCCGTGGCACCAAGCCACCGACGCCCTCGACACCCTCCACACCGACTTCGCCGAAGACTCCCAAGCCCAAGCCCACATCACCGCCCTCGGCGAACTCCTCGAAGCCATCGCCCAGACGGCACCCGCCCATCTTCAGGCCGAACTCCAAGGCGCCTCAAAGGCGTTCGCCCGGGCCCAGCGCTCCCAGATCCGGGCCGAAGACCGCGCCGCCCACGTCCTGCGCAGCGCGGCACGCGACATCGTCCACACCGCCACCGGCCCCGACGGAAGCGCTTTGGCCGCCCTGGTCGCAGCCCTCGTCTGGGCCACCATCGTCGCCGCGCGCTGGCACGATGCGAAGAACCACGCCCACCAAGCAGAGGCCGCCCGCCAGGCCGTCCAGCACCTCCAGACAGCCGCCGACCTGGCCCTAGCCCCGACGCTCGCCGAACTCACCGCCCGACCGCCCAGGGAACAAGCGCGCCGCGTTCTGGTCGGCGACGTGCGAGCAGCCGTCCCCGATCACGCCGAGCGCATCCTCGCCGACCCGGCCTGGCCCGCCCTCGCCACCGTCCTCGCCGATGCGGAAGCCCGCGGCCACCAGCCCCACCAACTCCTTCGGGAAGCCGCTGCCCAGCGCGAGCTGACCACCGCCCACCAACCCGCCCGCGTCCTCATCACCCGCATCCAGCACACCGGCCGCAACCCGGCACCCAACCGCCGAGCCGAAGCCGCCCGTCGCCGCTCCACCCTCGCAGCCTCGGTTCGAGTCCGGCAGACCCACGACGGTCAGTTTCCGTCGGCTGCTACGACGCCTACCGAACAGCAGCGCCGACAGCGCCGATAG
- a CDS encoding MobC family plasmid mobilization relaxosome protein — MAETAQRQGAPGQDVGAEGGPDEDMLHAVQRETLRPVRTTDTAESVGGEPVVKSVQPTIRRFTGTKRVVRVGPLRFTADQLSLLQDSAAEHGYKGDSGFAADIVLAFVTGRFTANLPLSEDRRRTHIFRAQVLRQLNRIGVNVNQIARTLNSDRTPPDIRQRLTELHDLLELIAEALRQPADPETEAAA; from the coding sequence GTGGCGGAGACGGCCCAGCGCCAGGGGGCGCCAGGCCAGGACGTCGGGGCCGAGGGCGGCCCCGACGAGGACATGCTCCACGCCGTCCAGCGCGAGACGCTGCGCCCCGTACGCACCACCGACACCGCTGAGAGCGTCGGCGGTGAGCCTGTCGTGAAGAGCGTCCAGCCCACCATCCGCCGCTTCACCGGCACCAAACGCGTCGTCCGCGTCGGCCCATTGCGCTTCACCGCCGATCAGCTCTCGCTGCTTCAGGACTCCGCTGCCGAGCACGGCTACAAGGGCGACTCCGGGTTCGCCGCCGACATCGTGCTCGCCTTCGTCACCGGCCGGTTCACCGCCAACCTGCCCCTGTCCGAGGACCGCCGCCGTACACACATCTTCCGCGCCCAGGTCCTGCGCCAGCTCAACCGGATCGGCGTCAACGTCAACCAGATCGCCCGCACCCTCAACAGCGACCGCACCCCACCCGACATCCGCCAACGCCTGACCGAACTCCACGACCTGCTGGAGCTGATCGCCGAAGCCCTGCGTCAGCCCGCCGACCCGGAGACGGAGGCAGCCGCGTGA
- a CDS encoding DUF2637 domain-containing protein, which yields MSRRRDRPPRGDQPGQKQPAKAKLPAEQYVLRAAGIVIVALTAGAFWLSYAHLAEVAAQHGLRDSPIRRWAWPATLDAFIVAGELLMLRAGLRRVTDNWAIGVTAIGSVGSIGLNVAGVTGTRDVGSVPLLDYVVAAVPPAAAMVAFGVLMRQIHELVAQPVVDHSVPDSAQVPEPPAATSVRLAEHSVTAVGQSAGTPAEGVRPADLPLQPGPAAEPSAAVSVQPPESPADAAAGRLRGGRPPGAPLQVLVEIGRAAAAEQGKLTRAVVRTAVEDKGLTVGSKRLTEVMDILRPELEPSAETDRPGD from the coding sequence ATGTCCCGTCGCCGAGACCGCCCGCCGCGCGGCGACCAGCCCGGTCAGAAGCAACCAGCGAAGGCGAAGCTCCCCGCGGAGCAGTACGTGCTCCGCGCGGCCGGCATCGTCATCGTGGCCCTTACCGCCGGTGCGTTCTGGCTCTCCTACGCCCACCTGGCCGAGGTCGCCGCCCAGCACGGACTCCGCGACTCTCCGATCCGCCGATGGGCGTGGCCCGCGACGCTGGACGCGTTCATCGTCGCGGGCGAACTCCTCATGCTCCGTGCGGGCCTGCGCCGCGTCACCGACAACTGGGCCATTGGCGTCACCGCCATCGGGTCGGTCGGCTCCATCGGGCTCAACGTGGCCGGGGTGACCGGCACACGCGACGTCGGCAGCGTGCCGTTGCTCGACTACGTGGTCGCCGCGGTTCCCCCGGCCGCCGCGATGGTGGCCTTCGGCGTGCTGATGCGGCAGATCCACGAGCTCGTCGCGCAGCCTGTAGTCGACCATTCGGTTCCTGATTCAGCGCAGGTGCCGGAACCACCGGCTGCCACATCCGTCCGGCTCGCCGAGCATTCGGTCACTGCTGTCGGCCAGTCCGCCGGGACTCCGGCTGAGGGCGTCCGGCCTGCCGACCTACCGCTTCAGCCCGGCCCGGCCGCTGAGCCGTCGGCCGCCGTTTCCGTCCAGCCGCCGGAATCACCCGCCGACGCTGCAGCAGGCAGGTTGCGCGGTGGCCGTCCGCCCGGCGCCCCACTCCAGGTGCTCGTGGAGATCGGCCGGGCCGCTGCCGCTGAACAGGGCAAGCTCACCCGGGCCGTCGTCCGGACGGCGGTTGAGGACAAAGGGCTGACGGTCGGCAGTAAGCGGCTGACCGAGGTGATGGACATTCTCCGGCCCGAACTCGAACCCTCGGCCGAGACCGATCGGCCCGGCGACTGA
- a CDS encoding DUF3631 domain-containing protein, translated as MQPENPEPYSAPAQAIWPAAAIPGRPGAHLHATQADDADPSPSSDADARSTDEAKTPSGPEEISDAEPTYGSALLDELRGQIAQFVIPPSQEALDAITLWVAATHLQPAWQHAPRLAVVGPAKRCGKSRLLDVLTETVHEPMLTINTTPAAIFRSITEDNPPTLLVDEADTIFGTPKMAEKNEEMRGLLNAGHQRNRYVTRVVGNDHTPHRFATFAMAAIAGIGDLPDTVMDRAVVIRMRRRAEGEKVKPFRSRRDIPALHDLRDRIAAWARPLLDEAANLEPDMPVEDRAADTWEPLVIVADLAGGHWPRLARLACARMVAAETAAEEDHPSGARILADIRRVFHAQREVDSLSTEELLHHLRQDAEAPWAEWGRSGLTARELGRMLREFEIRPGNVRMADRTQRKGYMRNKFLDAWSRYCPTVHSVDPPGGPPGEPPAVH; from the coding sequence GTGCAACCCGAGAACCCCGAACCCTATTCCGCCCCCGCGCAGGCCATCTGGCCCGCAGCGGCCATCCCCGGCCGACCCGGCGCCCACCTTCACGCCACGCAGGCCGACGACGCCGATCCGAGCCCCAGCAGTGATGCCGACGCCCGCAGCACCGACGAGGCGAAGACCCCGAGCGGGCCGGAGGAAATATCCGATGCGGAGCCGACGTACGGCTCCGCACTGCTGGACGAACTGCGCGGGCAGATCGCTCAGTTCGTGATCCCGCCCTCCCAGGAGGCCCTCGACGCGATCACCTTGTGGGTGGCAGCGACGCACCTACAGCCTGCGTGGCAGCACGCCCCGCGCCTGGCGGTGGTGGGCCCGGCGAAGCGATGCGGCAAGTCGCGGCTGCTGGACGTGCTGACCGAGACGGTCCACGAACCGATGCTCACCATCAACACCACCCCGGCGGCCATCTTCCGGTCGATCACCGAGGACAACCCGCCCACCCTCTTGGTGGACGAGGCAGACACCATCTTCGGTACCCCGAAGATGGCCGAGAAGAACGAGGAGATGCGCGGCCTGCTCAACGCCGGCCACCAGCGCAACCGCTACGTCACCCGCGTCGTCGGCAACGACCACACCCCGCACCGCTTCGCGACCTTCGCCATGGCGGCCATCGCGGGAATCGGTGACCTGCCCGACACGGTCATGGACCGGGCGGTCGTGATCCGCATGCGGCGCCGGGCCGAGGGCGAGAAGGTCAAGCCCTTCCGCTCCCGCCGCGACATCCCGGCCCTGCACGATCTGCGCGACCGCATCGCCGCCTGGGCCAGGCCGCTACTGGACGAGGCCGCGAACCTGGAGCCGGACATGCCGGTCGAGGACCGTGCCGCGGACACCTGGGAGCCCCTGGTCATCGTCGCCGACCTGGCAGGCGGGCACTGGCCCCGGCTGGCGCGCCTCGCGTGCGCGCGGATGGTCGCCGCCGAAACGGCGGCCGAGGAGGACCACCCCAGCGGAGCGCGGATCCTCGCCGACATCCGCCGGGTCTTCCACGCCCAGCGCGAGGTGGACAGCCTCTCCACCGAGGAACTCCTCCACCACCTGCGCCAGGACGCGGAGGCGCCGTGGGCGGAGTGGGGGCGGAGCGGGCTGACCGCCCGTGAACTGGGCAGGATGCTGCGCGAGTTCGAGATCAGGCCCGGCAACGTGCGCATGGCCGACCGGACCCAGCGCAAGGGCTACATGCGCAACAAGTTCCTGGATGCCTGGAGCCGGTACTGCCCCACCGTCCACTCAGTGGACCCCCCAGGCGGCCCGCCCGGTGAACCACCCGCCGTTCACTGA
- a CDS encoding helix-turn-helix transcriptional regulator has protein sequence MTQHGFDAGRDEDDVPEWVDQVMATVAAEVRRRRKELHMSAQDLADRCEEIGHPIPRNVIANMESGRRANLPLVDVIVLAEALDTYPICLLYPAGYVDRVQRLPLQHSERTWDAMRWFIGDREELGREDAMLQSFRAHIRHQRAALAALKGEKHERWKAETAPNKAEREEALLAQADYAERALEAKYRLRSARAFIREDGGTPPHLPPELADVDPPEIAPNTTEENDL, from the coding sequence ATGACACAACACGGTTTCGATGCTGGAAGGGACGAGGACGACGTCCCGGAGTGGGTGGACCAGGTGATGGCCACCGTGGCCGCCGAGGTCCGCAGACGAAGGAAGGAGTTGCACATGAGCGCCCAGGACCTGGCCGACCGCTGCGAGGAGATCGGCCACCCGATCCCGCGCAACGTGATCGCCAACATGGAGTCCGGCCGCCGCGCCAACCTGCCCCTGGTCGACGTCATCGTCCTCGCCGAAGCCCTGGACACCTACCCGATCTGCCTGCTCTACCCGGCCGGCTACGTCGACCGAGTCCAGCGCCTCCCCCTGCAGCACTCCGAACGGACCTGGGATGCCATGCGCTGGTTCATCGGCGACAGGGAGGAGCTCGGCAGGGAAGACGCCATGCTCCAGTCCTTCCGGGCCCACATCCGCCACCAGCGCGCCGCCTTGGCCGCCCTGAAAGGCGAGAAGCACGAGCGCTGGAAAGCGGAGACAGCACCCAACAAAGCCGAACGCGAGGAAGCTCTCCTCGCCCAAGCCGACTACGCGGAAAGGGCGTTGGAAGCCAAGTACCGGCTTCGCAGCGCCCGCGCCTTCATCCGCGAAGACGGCGGCACACCACCGCACCTGCCGCCGGAACTCGCCGATGTCGACCCACCCGAAATCGCCCCCAACACCACCGAGGAGAACGATCTTTGA
- the xerC gene encoding site-specific integrase, protein MKGSTHRRCYCRDPKTGKPLGKKCPKLSSRKHGSYSIRQELPPREDGTRRSFSRAGYDSLKAAQTDLDHVRALVGLADTDDAEGLAQIADLLEKVADEKAPLPNIEATRRRLSHGLDLTSRLTVGEWLDMWLAGKKGRQSAISRDESNIRVHLKPRIGHYRLDRLRVAHLSEMFEAIAEANVEIAEGNAARRKAFEDLAQIPWKGREPRARRKAMKAAIAEMEPYRRIVGPATRQRVRSTLRAALNAAIAQQLITFNPAAHVELEAGKRPKALVWTEERILHWKRTGEKPSSVMVWTPEHTGLFLDHVAEDRLYALFHLIAFRGLRRGEACGQKWTDTNLDAGLITVAKQLVVDGWEVYEDDPKTDAGARTIALDSDTVQALTRHRAQQDKDRKEWENAWVETGRVFTKENGEMLHPANVTRRFIELYEEIDLPPVRLHDLRHGAATLAHAAGADLKDIQEMLGHSSITITADTYTSLLPEADLAIAEAAARLVPRARTTSENTASEAEAEPDDAEHPGPESVPDDADPLGGIPEINSPSAHAPLTQTAPDEESEAE, encoded by the coding sequence TTGAAGGGTTCCACCCACCGCCGCTGCTACTGCCGTGACCCCAAGACCGGCAAGCCGCTCGGCAAGAAGTGCCCCAAGCTCTCCAGCCGCAAGCACGGCTCGTACTCCATACGCCAGGAGCTCCCGCCTCGCGAAGACGGCACCCGCCGCTCCTTCAGCCGCGCCGGCTACGACTCCCTCAAGGCCGCTCAGACGGACCTTGACCACGTGCGCGCGCTTGTCGGCCTCGCCGACACAGACGATGCCGAGGGCCTTGCCCAGATAGCCGATTTGCTGGAGAAGGTGGCCGACGAGAAGGCTCCGTTGCCGAACATCGAGGCGACCCGCAGGCGCCTCAGCCACGGCCTGGACCTGACGAGCAGGCTCACGGTCGGGGAGTGGCTGGACATGTGGCTGGCGGGCAAGAAGGGGCGGCAGAGCGCCATCAGCCGCGATGAGAGCAACATCCGGGTGCACCTCAAACCACGGATCGGGCATTACCGGCTCGACCGCCTCCGGGTCGCCCACCTGTCGGAGATGTTCGAGGCCATTGCCGAGGCCAACGTCGAGATCGCCGAAGGCAACGCGGCCCGCCGTAAGGCGTTCGAGGACCTCGCTCAGATCCCCTGGAAGGGCCGCGAGCCCCGCGCCCGCCGCAAGGCGATGAAGGCGGCCATCGCCGAGATGGAGCCCTACCGCCGCATCGTCGGTCCGGCCACGCGCCAGCGCGTCCGCTCCACTCTGCGGGCCGCACTGAACGCCGCGATCGCCCAGCAGCTCATCACCTTCAACCCGGCCGCCCACGTTGAGTTGGAGGCGGGCAAGCGACCCAAGGCCCTCGTATGGACCGAGGAGCGCATCCTCCACTGGAAGCGCACCGGCGAGAAGCCGTCGTCGGTGATGGTCTGGACGCCGGAGCACACCGGCCTCTTCCTCGACCATGTCGCGGAGGACCGCCTGTACGCGCTGTTCCACCTGATCGCGTTCCGCGGGCTGCGGCGGGGCGAGGCGTGCGGGCAGAAGTGGACCGACACCAACCTGGACGCCGGTCTCATCACCGTCGCCAAGCAGCTCGTCGTGGACGGCTGGGAGGTGTACGAGGACGACCCCAAGACCGATGCCGGCGCGCGCACCATCGCGCTCGACTCCGACACGGTCCAGGCCCTCACGCGGCACCGCGCCCAGCAGGACAAGGACCGTAAGGAGTGGGAGAACGCCTGGGTGGAGACCGGACGCGTCTTCACCAAGGAGAACGGTGAGATGCTTCACCCCGCCAACGTCACGCGTCGGTTCATCGAGCTGTACGAGGAGATCGACCTCCCGCCGGTCCGGCTCCACGACCTCCGCCACGGTGCCGCGACCCTCGCCCACGCGGCGGGGGCCGACCTGAAGGACATCCAGGAGATGCTCGGCCACTCCTCGATCACCATCACGGCCGACACGTACACGAGCCTGCTCCCCGAAGCCGACCTGGCGATCGCCGAGGCCGCAGCCCGGCTCGTCCCACGCGCCCGCACGACTTCCGAAAACACCGCCTCCGAAGCGGAGGCCGAGCCCGACGACGCGGAGCATCCCGGCCCGGAGTCCGTGCCGGATGATGCTGATCCGTTGGGAGGAATTCCGGAGATCAACTCTCCGTCCGCTCACGCACCGCTCACGCAAACGGCCCCGGACGAGGAGTCCGAGGCCGAATAG